The genomic segment CATGCCGTCCAGCAATTGCCTCTCGTCCAGGAACGCGCCGTTGGCGAAGTAGTGCGCTTCCAGCCGCGCCAGGGCAAGCGCCAGACGGTCGCGCGTGAACGCGGCCACAGTGTCCGGGCTCGGCAGCAGGGTGGAGCACGCCGCCTCGTACCCGGCCCAGGCGCGCGCGGCGGGCATGTGCACGCTCGGGTCGGGGTCCATCAGGCGGCGGTGATAGGCCGTCAGCAGGTCGCCGCGCTCGGCCGCCGGGATGAAGTCCGCAAACCGCTGCCAGACCTCCGGAAACACCATGCGGATGCCGTTGAGAAACCAATCGATCTCGTGCGCCCGCCCCAGGAAGATGCCGCGCACGACCAGCGCGCGCACGCGATCCGGATGGGCCTGGGCGTAGGCCAGCGCCAGCGTCGCGCCCCAGGAGCCGCCGAACACCAGCCAGCGCTCGATCCCCAGGTGTGCGCGCAGGCGCTCGATGTCGGCGACGAGGTGGGCAGTGGTGTTGGCGCGCGTCTCCCCCAGTGGGGTCGAGCGCCCCGCACCGCGCTGGTCGAACAGCACGATGCGGTAGGCGTCCGGGTCGAAGAAGCGGCGATGGTCCGGGGCCACGCCCGCCCCCGGCCCGCCGTGCAGATACACCGCCGGTGTGCCGTCGGGCCGCCCCGCCTCTTCCCAATACAGCGTGTGCGTGGCATCGACGCGGAGGGTGCCGCTGCGCGCGGCCCTGACCGGCGGGTAGAGGTCGCGCATCCGGGGCGTCATCGCCGTCTCCCGAAGCAGAGCCAAGAGGCCGCGCATGTCCGCCGCCGTCCGCCGCCGCCGTGTCCGGCTCGCCGCGCTCGCCGCCATCCTCGTGCTCACCGGGCCGGCCGCGAAGGCGGCGGACCTGCCGGCCGCGCTCGCCGACGGCGGCACGGGGCGCGTGGCCGAGGTGATCGACGGCGACACCGTCCACCTCGCCGACGGGCGGAGCATCCGCCTCGTCGGCATTCAGGCCCCCGAACTCAACCCCGGTCAAGCGGACGTGCCCGCACAACCCCACGCCCGCCAAGCTCGCCGGGCGCTGGTGGACCTGGCGGCCGGTGCGCGCGTGCACCTGGGCTACGGCGGGCGGCGGCGCGACCGCCACGGCCGCTACCTCGCCCATCTGTATCTTCGCGACGGCACCTGGCTGCAAGGCGAACTGGTGCGCCGCGGCGCCGCACGCGTGTACAGTTTCGCCGACAACACCGCGCTGGTGGACCGGCTGTTGCGCCTGGAACAGCAAGCGCGCCGGGCGGACCGCGGCCTGTGGGCCCTGGACCGCTACCGCGTGCGCTCGCGCGCCGGCACGCACGAGGCGGTGGGAAGCTGGCAGATCGTCGAGGCGCGCGTGCGCCGGGCGGAGGTGGTAGATCGCCGGGTGTACCTCAATTTCGGGCGTGACTGGCGCACCGACTTCACGGTCACAATTCCGCCCGAGGCGCGCGCCGCTTTCGACGCGGCGGGCCTGACGGCCCGGCGGCTGGAAGGGCGGCGCATCCGGGTGCGGGGCTGGATCGAGTCCTACAACGGCCCCCAGATCGAGGTCTCGCATCCTGAACAGATCGAGGTGATCGGCAAATGACGGGGACGATCCGGCGCACGGCCGCCGGGCTGGCCGCGGCGGCGCTGCTGGCGGCGAACGCGGGGTGCACGACCGCCCCCGCGACCGGCGAGACGATCTTCACCGGCGGCATGGGCGCGGACCAGGCGAAGAAGATCGGCGCCCGCCAGCACCCGCAGATCCTGCGCCAGTTCGGCGGCGAATACGAGAACCGCGCGCTGACGACCTACGTGTCCAGCGTCGGCGAGCTGCTGGCCCAGACCTCGGAGGAGCCGGACAAGGACTGGACCTTCACCGTGCTCGACACGCCCGTGCCCAATGCCTTCGCCCTGCCGGGCGGCTACATCTACATCACGCGCGGGCTGCTTGCGATCACCGAGAACGAGGCGCAGCTGGCGGGTGTGCTGGGCCACGAGATCGGCCACGTGACCGCCCGGCACAGCGCCGCGCGCTACGGCGGCAACGTGCTCGGCCAGGTCGCCGGCGTGGCGGCCGGGGTCTTCCTGGGGCGCGCGGGCGCGCAGGCGGCGAACGTGCTGGGCGCCGTGGCGCTGTCGAGCTACTCGCGCCAGCAGGAGTTCGAGGCCGACAAGCTGGGCGTGCGCTACGCCACGCGCGGCGGCTTCCAGGCCGACGGCATGGCGCAGCTGCTGGAGCGCATGCAGGCGAAAAGCGAGCTGGACGCCAAGCTGCAGGGGCGCGAGCCGCGCGACGGTTTCAGCCTGCTCGCCACGCATCCGCGCACGCCCGAGCGCGTGCGCGAGGCGATGGCGGCGGCGGACAAGAAGCCCGTCCAGAGCCCCATTGTCGGGCGTGACGTTTTCCTCTCCAAGCTGGACGGCATGGTCTACGGGCACACGGCGGAACAGGGCTTCATCCGCCGCCACGAATTCCTGCACCCGAAGCTGAAGCTCGCCTTCGAGGTGCCCGAGGCATTCCGCCTGTTCAATTCGGCCGAACGCGTGCTCGCCTTCGGCCCCGAGGACAGCGTCATCATTTTCGATTCCGGCGGGCCGAAAGCGAGCAGCGACCCCGTCGACCACCTTCAGAACCAGTGGACCTCCGGGCGGCGGCTGTCGGACGTGGAGGAGATCACGGTCAACGGCATGCCGGCGGCCACGGGCAGCACACGCGTGAACACGCAACAGGGCACGCGCGACGCCCGCTTCGTCGCCATCCGCTATTCGCCCACGCAGATCTACCGCTTCCTCTTCCTCACGCCGCCGGAGCTGACGGGGCGCTTCAACGAAGATTTCCGGCGCACGACCCACTCCTTCCGCAAGCTGACGGACGCGGAAGCCGCCGAGCTC from the Limimonas halophila genome contains:
- the pip gene encoding prolyl aminopeptidase; amino-acid sequence: MTPRMRDLYPPVRAARSGTLRVDATHTLYWEEAGRPDGTPAVYLHGGPGAGVAPDHRRFFDPDAYRIVLFDQRGAGRSTPLGETRANTTAHLVADIERLRAHLGIERWLVFGGSWGATLALAYAQAHPDRVRALVVRGIFLGRAHEIDWFLNGIRMVFPEVWQRFADFIPAAERGDLLTAYHRRLMDPDPSVHMPAARAWAGYEAACSTLLPSPDTVAAFTRDRLALALARLEAHYFANGAFLDERQLLDGMAAIRDLPGAIVQGRYDMVCPMATAHQLHRAWPAASFTVVPDAGHSAMEPGTRRALVAATDGFRYVP
- a CDS encoding thermonuclease family protein, with translation MSAAVRRRRVRLAALAAILVLTGPAAKAADLPAALADGGTGRVAEVIDGDTVHLADGRSIRLVGIQAPELNPGQADVPAQPHARQARRALVDLAAGARVHLGYGGRRRDRHGRYLAHLYLRDGTWLQGELVRRGAARVYSFADNTALVDRLLRLEQQARRADRGLWALDRYRVRSRAGTHEAVGSWQIVEARVRRAEVVDRRVYLNFGRDWRTDFTVTIPPEARAAFDAAGLTARRLEGRRIRVRGWIESYNGPQIEVSHPEQIEVIGK
- a CDS encoding M48 family metalloprotease, with product MTGTIRRTAAGLAAAALLAANAGCTTAPATGETIFTGGMGADQAKKIGARQHPQILRQFGGEYENRALTTYVSSVGELLAQTSEEPDKDWTFTVLDTPVPNAFALPGGYIYITRGLLAITENEAQLAGVLGHEIGHVTARHSAARYGGNVLGQVAGVAAGVFLGRAGAQAANVLGAVALSSYSRQQEFEADKLGVRYATRGGFQADGMAQLLERMQAKSELDAKLQGREPRDGFSLLATHPRTPERVREAMAAADKKPVQSPIVGRDVFLSKLDGMVYGHTAEQGFIRRHEFLHPKLKLAFEVPEAFRLFNSAERVLAFGPEDSVIIFDSGGPKASSDPVDHLQNQWTSGRRLSDVEEITVNGMPAATGSTRVNTQQGTRDARFVAIRYSPTQIYRFLFLTPPELTGRFNEDFRRTTHSFRKLTDAEAAELKPKRIQVHTVREGETVESLAERMPYPDFKLERFRVLNGLQPGDTLSPGEKVKLVAPGPGA